The sequence below is a genomic window from Candidatus Rokuibacteriota bacterium.
GTGCCCCCGCAGCGGCGGCGACCGCGGCTCCGTAGGCTTCGAGCCTGCCCTGGATCCGAGCCGCGGCGTCGTGGTATGCGGCCAAAGAATGGCGCGCCTCACGCTTCAGCGCCTCCAGGTCTCCGAGGAGCTTCTCGGAATGCGGAACCAGGATCACGGCGACATCCGCGAGAGGGGTGTCCGCGCCGTCAGGTTTGGCCCGCTCTACGTAGACCCTTCCAGTGACGGTGCCGACGACACCCGCTCTGGCCGCCTCCCGGTAGTCCTGGAGCCGAACGTCCAGCCCTTGGGCGGCTCCGATCCCCGCGGCGCGGTGCCGCGGAGGTGCCGCGCATCCGGTGACGAAGGGCAGGCACAGCGCGGGCCCAAGCCCAACAGTCATCCCGATGGTGCGAAAGACAGAGCGCCTCGGCCCACCCATGGGCAAAGGCGTCAGCTCGCCGCCGGGGGTTTGCGTCCGAGGTACCAGCCGAGGCCGATCAGAGCAAGTCCGACCACGACGCCAACCGTCTGCTTCCAGCCGAATCCTCGGGCTCCGCCGATCCCCAGCAAGTCAGCGAGCCCGGACACCGCCCCCACGATCACCCCAGCCATCATCAGCGCCCAACCCATTCCTCAGCCTCCTCTCTTCACGGCAGCCGCCCCGTCGACCCACGCCTCCGGGAGAGCGCGTCGGCTACGCTGGCAGTAGGCTAGCCCGCCGGCCGGCGAGGGGTCAAGCAGCGGGCGCCAGGTTTGACAGACGCGGAGCGGACCCGTAAGATAAGAGCCGACCATCAGCGAGGAGGCATGGATGAACATCCAGATCACGTACTGCAGCGAGTGAGACTACCTCCCCCAGGCCTCCAGTCTGCAGGCCGCGCTCAAGAACAGGTACGGTGTCACCGCCACCCTCACGGCGGGACACGGCGGTGTCTTCACGGTGATCGTCGACGGCAAGCTGATCTACGACAAGGACGAAACCTACCGGTTCCCCACCGACCAGGAGATCTTCGACCAGATCGACGCCCTCAAGAAGAAGTAACCCCGAGGTTCCGCTCCAGCTCCTCCCTGAAGCTCGGGTGCGCCACCGCGATGAGAGCGCGCGCCCGCGCCGCGAGGCTCTTCCCCTTCAGCTCCGCCACGCCATACTCCGTGACCACGTAGTCAGCCAGGTAGCGCGGCGTCGTGACGCTCGTCCCTTCCCGGAGCCGGGGCACGATCCGGGATACGCTCCCCCCCCGGCCCGTGGACTGGAGCGCGATGATGGCGCGCCCGCCTGCGGCGCGCCACGCCCCCAGCACGAAGTCGACCTGGCCCCCGATCCCTGCCAGCTGCCGCGGACCGAGGCTCTCGGCGTTCACCTGGCCCGTGAGATCCACTTCCAGCGCGGAGTTGATCGAGACGAAGTTGGCGATCCGCGCCACCACCTGGGGATCGTGGACCACATCGGACGGCTCCATGTTGATCAGCGGGTTATCGTGGACGAAGTCGAGGAGCTGCCGCGTGCCCATCACCTCGCAGAGGTCCATTCGACCGGGGTGGAACGACTTCCGGAGGTTCGTGATCACCCCCGTGTGAATCAAGGGGAGCATGTGATCGACCACGATCGAGTGCACGCCGAGATTCCGCTTGTCGGCGAGCGCCTCCATCACGGCCTGCGGGATCGCGCCGACCCCGATCTGGATGGTCGCCCCGTCCGGGATCAGCGCCGACACACGGCGGCCGATCTGGCGCTCCACCTCGCCCAGCGGGGACGGTGGGTACTCGACCAGCGGATGTTCCGCCTCAACCCAGCAGTTGATCTGTGAGCGGTGGAGGAACGCATTGCCGAGCGTCCGCGGCATCTGCGGGTTGACCTGGGCGATGACCATCGGCGCCTCGCGGGCGGCCGGCAGCGGATAGCTCACCGACACGCCGAGGCTCAGGTAGCCGAAGCGGTCGGGCGGTGTCGTGTGAACGACCACCGCGTCCGGCGCCCACGGCCCACCGCGCCCGAAGAGCGCGACGGTGTCGAAGTAGCGCGCCGGCACGAACTCCACCTGGCCGCGCTCCCACGCGGCCACCGCGGGCGGCATCAGCTGCCACGTCACCCACTTGATCTGTCCTCCGTGCTCCGGGCGGCAGAACGGGTAGTTGCCGAGGAGCAGGCCACCCATGAGGGTAAGCGGGGCGAGCCGGTCGGCCTGACGGCAGAGCTCCCCGATGAAGGCCACCGGCTCGCCGCACCCCGGCGGGAGCAGCAGCTTCATCCCCGGGCGGAGGCGGCCCACGGCCTCGGCGAGCGTGAGCTTCTCGAACGGGCGTCCCATCAGCGGGCCAAAGTATAATGGACGGCGCCGGAAATTACACGATCCCGCTCGCGCGCTCATGCCAGCGACCAAGTTCGGCGTCTTTCTTCCGATCTCAGGCCGGGCCGCCGGGCCGGCCACGCTGATGGAGGCGGCTCGGAAGGCCGAGGCCTGGGGGTACGCGTCGGTGTGGGCCGCGGACCGCATCGTCATTCCGTGGGAGATCAAGACCCCGTACCCGTACAGCGCGGACCAGCAGTTCATCGTTCCACCCGATCGTCCCTTCCTGGAGCCCCTCACCTGCCTGGCGTTCCTGGCCGGCTGCACCGAACGGATCCTGCTCGGGATGAGCGTCCTGGTTCTGCCGTACCGCCCGCCCATCTACGCGGCAAAGGTGGCCGCAACGATCGACCAGCTCTCCAACGGGCGGCTGATCCTCGGGGTCGGGGTCGGCTGGATGGTCGAGGAGTTCGACGCGCTCGGGGTGTCGTTCAAGGAGCGGGGGGCAATCTCCGACGAGCAGATCGAGATCCTCAAGTTGCTCTGGGACGCGGAAAAGCCTCGTTTCGACGGCCAGCACTACCGCTTCCGAGAGGTCGCCTTCTACCCCAAGCCGTATCAGCGACCCCGGATCCCGATCTGGGTCGGGGGAGAGGGGACGCGGGCACAGCGGCGGGCCGCTCGATACGGCGATGCCTGGTTCCCCTACTTCGTCCGAATCACGCCGCGGGAGCTGGCTGCCCGCTTTGACAACGTGCGGCGATGGGCGGCCGAGCAGGGGAGAGATCCTGATGGGATCAGCCTGGCGTGCTGCCTCCCTGTCGAGCTCACCCGAGAGCCGGTTCCTCAGGAGGCAGGGAGGTTGATCGGGAACGCGGAGCAGCTCGGCGAAGCGCTAACGCGGTATCGCGAGATCGGCGTGGCGCATATCGCGCTTCAATTCATGGTGCCTCACTGGCCGGCGCGCCTGGAACAGATCGAGCGATTTGCCGACGAGGTCATCCCGGCCCTTCGGTAGCCATGTCGCGCCAACTCAGGCGAGGATCAGCAAGGCATCCACCCCCACTGCCCTGTCTCCCCGAGCGATCACCGGGTTCAGATCAAGCTCGGCAATGCGGGGATAGGCGGCGAGGAGCTGTCCGACTGCGACGAGGATCCTCACGAGCGGCTCGGCGTCGCAGCCGGGCATCCCCCGGGAGCCCTGGAGAAGCCGAGCGCGGAGCCCCTGCCCGAGGATCTCGCGCGCCTCCGCGGAGCCAAGGGGGGCGAGGGCAATCGAGACATCCTGCACCGCTTCGGCCAGAAGCCCGCCCGTGCCGACTGCGACCACAGGGCCAAAGACGGGGTCGCGTCGGCCGCCGATCAAGAGCTCGACGCCCGGCTCCACCTGGTCTTGAATGAGGTACTGAACCGGTCCCAGCCGCGCCGCGAGTGTTTGGCACGCGTCCGCTACGTCTTGAGGATCCCGGAGGTTCACCCGCACCGCCCCTGCCTCGCTCTTGTGGAGCAGCTCGTCCCGCATCGCCTTGATCACGACCGGAAAGCCGAGGGCCTTGGCGACCTCGATCGCCTCGGCCGCCGAATCAGCCCATCGCTCCCGGCAGAAGGGGATCCCTGTGGCTTCCAGGATCCTGCGCGCGAGCGTATAGGAGAGGACGCCTTCGCGGGTCGACAACAGCGCCTGAAGGTCGGGGGCGAGCGGAAGCATCGCATTCGCGCGAACGCATCCTTCTCTCGCTTGGCCGGCAACATAAAGCGCGCGATAAGCCCGCACGGCACGCTCGGGAGTCGGAAGGACGGGGACGCCGGAAGCCGTGAACCAGCGCGTCACTTCCGGAGCATCCGCCGTGAACGCGACCAGGGGCTTTCCGTATTCGTGCGCGGCCCGGACCAGCCCTTGGGCGAACTCGGGAAGGTCGAGCCCCACGTTGATCGCCAGCGCTCCGGAAATCGCGCCCTGGGCGAGGACGGCTCGTGCAACAGCGGCGATCGCCGCGGGCGTGACTTGGGGCGTCAGGTCCACGGGGTTGCGGGTCGCCGCAAAGGGTGGGAGCATTCGGCGAAGCTCGGCCCGGCACGGCTCCGGCAAGGCGGGAACCTCGAGGCCGAGCGTTTCTGCCGCGTCGGCGCCGACCACTGACGGGCCTCCTGACACCGTGACAATCGCCACCCCCTTGCCCCGGGGGAAGGATCGCCGCGACCGGGCGAGGGCTTCGATCGCGTCCAGGAACTCCTCGGTCTCCTCGCTGGCCACGATTCCCGCCCGGCGGAAAGCGGCGCCATAGATCGCGTATGTCCCGGCCAGCGCGCCGGTGTGCGACCGCGCGGCCTGGTCTCCCGCCCGCGTGCGACCGCCTTTGAGGACCACGACCGGCTTGATCCCGCTTGCCCTTTGCGCCGCCTCCACGAAGCGTCGGCCGTCCCGTACGCCCTCGAGGAAGCAGGCGATCAGGCCCGTCTCGCTGTCGTCGGCCAGATATCCAAAGAGCTCCTCGACGCCCAGGTCCACCTGGTTGCCGATGCTCACGAACTTGGCCACACCGAGCCCGACGGATGCGAGGTGTCGGAGGATGAGGCCTCCGTACGCCCCGCTCTGAGAGACCACGCTGATCTCGCCGCGCTGCGTCGGGAGTTCCCAGAAGTAGGTCCCGTTCAGCCTACTGTGGCTCGAGTAGACACCCATGCAGTTGGGCCCCACAAGGCGCATCCCGCTCTCGCGCGCGGCGGCCAGCAGCTCGTCCTGCGCCGCGCGGCCCCGGGCGTCCACCTCGCCGAACCCCGAGGAGAGGACGACGGCAAGGCGAACTCGACGGCGCGCCAACGCCTTGACTGCCTGAACGACCGCCGGAGCCGGCAGGCTGACGAGAGCCAGGTCGAGCCCCTCTGGCAGATCGGCAATCTGAGGCAGCGTGGGACGTTCCAAGATCGGCTCCCCGCTGGGGTGGACAGGGTAGATCGCGCCTTCGTAGCCGTAGTCGGAGAGGTTTTTGAGGAGCCGGTGACCGAGCTTCGCCGGATCCCGCGACACGCCCAGGACCGCGACGGCCCGCGGCGAGAACAGTGCACGGAGATCGGTCATTTGGGCCGCCTGTCGACGACCCGAACCGCTTTCCCCTGGGGACGCGGGATCTCCCCGGGCTTCAGCCATCGAAACTCCGGGCTGAGCCCGAGGAGGTCACGCAGCTCGCGGCGGATGCGCTCGCCGGCGGCCGGATCGAAGGTGGGCTCGACCTCTACCAGGACCGTCATCCGCTCGCCGCCATTCCCCTCGAGCACGATCTGGTATTCGTGGCTCACGCCCGGCTGGCGGAGGAGGAGCTGCTCGAGCTGGCGGGGGTAGAAGTTCACGCCCTTGTAGATCACCATGTCGTCGGTGCGACCGCGGAACCGGTCGATGCGAACGTGCGTCCGACCGCACCGGCAGCCCTCCCGGCTCACCACGCGGGTGAGGTCGTGGGTCCGGTAGCGGACCAAGGGGAGCCCTTCACGGGTCAGTGTCGAGACCACCAGCTCGCCTTCGACGCCGTCGGGCACCGGGCTGCCACGCGCGGGATCGATCACCTCCACATAGTAGTGGTCCTCCCAGACGTGGATCCCCTGGTGCGCCTCGCAGTCGATCCCCATGCCAGGCCCGCCCGTCTCGGTCATCCCGATGATGTCAAAGGTCTCGATCAAGATCTCCCGCTCGATCCTGGCCCGCAACTCGTCCGACCACATCTCGGACCCGAGGACCGCCACCCGGAGCGAGAGGGACCGGAGGTCGAAACCCTCCTCGCGCGCCACCTCGATTAGCCGGAGCGGGTAGGTGGCGATGGCGGTCAGCACCGTCGCCTTCAGCTCTTTCATCAGCCTGAGCTGGAGCAGCGTCCGGCCCGCGCCGATGGGGATGACCATGGCGCCGATCGCTTCCGCGCCGTAGTGGAACCCGAAGCCGCCGGTGAAGAGGCCGAAGGAGGGGGTGATCTGGATGACGTCGCCGGCGGTGACGCCCGCGGCCCGGTAGCACCGCGCCATCACCTCGGCCCACTGGGCGATGTCCCCGCGCGTGTACGGGTTGAG
It includes:
- a CDS encoding acetyl-CoA hydrolase/transferase family protein, whose protein sequence is MGRPFEKLTLAEAVGRLRPGMKLLLPPGCGEPVAFIGELCRQADRLAPLTLMGGLLLGNYPFCRPEHGGQIKWVTWQLMPPAVAAWERGQVEFVPARYFDTVALFGRGGPWAPDAVVVHTTPPDRFGYLSLGVSVSYPLPAAREAPMVIAQVNPQMPRTLGNAFLHRSQINCWVEAEHPLVEYPPSPLGEVERQIGRRVSALIPDGATIQIGVGAIPQAVMEALADKRNLGVHSIVVDHMLPLIHTGVITNLRKSFHPGRMDLCEVMGTRQLLDFVHDNPLINMEPSDVVHDPQVVARIANFVSINSALEVDLTGQVNAESLGPRQLAGIGGQVDFVLGAWRAAGGRAIIALQSTGRGGSVSRIVPRLREGTSVTTPRYLADYVVTEYGVAELKGKSLAARARALIAVAHPSFREELERNLGVTSS
- a CDS encoding LLM class F420-dependent oxidoreductase translates to MPATKFGVFLPISGRAAGPATLMEAARKAEAWGYASVWAADRIVIPWEIKTPYPYSADQQFIVPPDRPFLEPLTCLAFLAGCTERILLGMSVLVLPYRPPIYAAKVAATIDQLSNGRLILGVGVGWMVEEFDALGVSFKERGAISDEQIEILKLLWDAEKPRFDGQHYRFREVAFYPKPYQRPRIPIWVGGEGTRAQRRAARYGDAWFPYFVRITPRELAARFDNVRRWAAEQGRDPDGISLACCLPVELTREPVPQEAGRLIGNAEQLGEALTRYREIGVAHIALQFMVPHWPARLEQIERFADEVIPALR
- a CDS encoding acetate--CoA ligase family protein is translated as MTDLRALFSPRAVAVLGVSRDPAKLGHRLLKNLSDYGYEGAIYPVHPSGEPILERPTLPQIADLPEGLDLALVSLPAPAVVQAVKALARRRVRLAVVLSSGFGEVDARGRAAQDELLAAARESGMRLVGPNCMGVYSSHSRLNGTYFWELPTQRGEISVVSQSGAYGGLILRHLASVGLGVAKFVSIGNQVDLGVEELFGYLADDSETGLIACFLEGVRDGRRFVEAAQRASGIKPVVVLKGGRTRAGDQAARSHTGALAGTYAIYGAAFRRAGIVASEETEEFLDAIEALARSRRSFPRGKGVAIVTVSGGPSVVGADAAETLGLEVPALPEPCRAELRRMLPPFAATRNPVDLTPQVTPAAIAAVARAVLAQGAISGALAINVGLDLPEFAQGLVRAAHEYGKPLVAFTADAPEVTRWFTASGVPVLPTPERAVRAYRALYVAGQAREGCVRANAMLPLAPDLQALLSTREGVLSYTLARRILEATGIPFCRERWADSAAEAIEVAKALGFPVVIKAMRDELLHKSEAGAVRVNLRDPQDVADACQTLAARLGPVQYLIQDQVEPGVELLIGGRRDPVFGPVVAVGTGGLLAEAVQDVSIALAPLGSAEAREILGQGLRARLLQGSRGMPGCDAEPLVRILVAVGQLLAAYPRIAELDLNPVIARGDRAVGVDALLILA
- a CDS encoding phenylacetate--CoA ligase yields the protein MFNPAQETLGRDALEQRQLEGLRRTLERIRTNPGYHARVDRVDPEAIRSLDDWRHLPFLTKETLRNAYPYGLACAPREAFLRLHMSSGSTGNPILNPYTRGDIAQWAEVMARCYRAAGVTAGDVIQITPSFGLFTGGFGFHYGAEAIGAMVIPIGAGRTLLQLRLMKELKATVLTAIATYPLRLIEVAREEGFDLRSLSLRVAVLGSEMWSDELRARIEREILIETFDIIGMTETGGPGMGIDCEAHQGIHVWEDHYYVEVIDPARGSPVPDGVEGELVVSTLTREGLPLVRYRTHDLTRVVSREGCRCGRTHVRIDRFRGRTDDMVIYKGVNFYPRQLEQLLLRQPGVSHEYQIVLEGNGGERMTVLVEVEPTFDPAAGERIRRELRDLLGLSPEFRWLKPGEIPRPQGKAVRVVDRRPK